A single window of Clostridia bacterium DNA harbors:
- the rpsJ gene encoding 30S ribosomal protein S10: protein MAGQKIRIRLRAFDHGVLDQSATKIVETARRTGATVAGPVPLPTEKSIFTVLTAPNGEKDIREQFEMRTHKRLIDILDPTPKTVDALMRLDLPAGVDIEIKL, encoded by the coding sequence TTGGCTGGCCAGAAGATTCGCATCCGCTTGCGCGCGTTCGACCACGGCGTGCTGGACCAGTCCGCCACGAAGATCGTGGAGACGGCCCGTCGCACGGGCGCGACCGTCGCCGGGCCCGTGCCGCTTCCCACGGAGAAGAGCATCTTCACGGTGCTGACGGCGCCGAACGGCGAGAAGGACATTCGCGAGCAGTTCGAGATGCGCACGCACAAGCGGCTGATCGACATCCTCGACCCGACGCCCAAGACGGTCGACGCGCTCATGCGGCTCGACCTTCCGGCGGGCGTCGACATCGAGATCAAGCTGTAG